GACCGGCATAAACGCCGCCAGCACGACCGCCTCGGAGAGGGTTTCCTTAAAAATGCCGATGACCATGGATGCGATAATTCCCCCCACCCAGCTGGCGAAGAGCCAGGGGAGCCTCGTGCCGGCGTTTTTGAATACCGACGACGACCAAGCGTACTCATCCACGGCACCGGTCAGCTTTATGATGTCCTCGGTGGCCTCTTCCTCGATAATGTCTACGATGTCGTCGATCGTTATGCGGCCGATAAGCCTCTTATGTTTGTCCAAAACCGGCATGGTTACGAGGTCGTACTTCTTGAACTTTCTGGCCACCTCCTCTTGATCCAGATCGACTGTGACGCTTATTGGGTCTTTATCCATTACGTTAAAGACCTTGCTTTTAGGCGATGCGAGTATCAGCTTCCTCAAGGGGAGCACCCCCACCAATCTGCCGTCGGCATCGACGACATAGACGTTGTGAATATCTTCCATCTCCTTAGACATGGAGCGGATCTCTTTGATGGCCCTGGAGACGTTGGCGTTATCCTTTACGCTTACGACCTCCGTCTGCATGATACCGCCCGCGGATTCCTCGTCGTAGCGCATCAAACGCTGGATTTCCTCGGCGTCCTCCTCGCTTATCTTCTCGAGGACCTCCTGGGCGATTTCGTCCGGCAGATCGTCTATGATGTCCGCTGCGTCGTCCGACTCGAGATCATCGACAATCTCCGTGATCCTTTTGCTCTGGGTTTCCTGAAGGATGAGCTGTTTCGTGTCCTCATCGAGCTCGACAATCACATCCGCGGCGGTCGCCGTATCGAGGAGAGAGAAGACGAACTTCTTCTCATCGGGGAGGAGAAACTGCATGAACTCCGCAATGTCCGCGGGATGATAAATTTTCATCTCCGCCACCAGCTCACGGACATCGTCATCCATAAGCTTCAAGAGCTTTTTTGTCTTGTCTTCGGATGTGGACATATTAATATTAACCTGTTTTTAAATAAGGCCTCTCGCGGGAAATTACGCCTCAAAGCCTCATGGTTATAATCGGTAGATTTTCACACAGGGGATGTATAAAGTCAAGCTATATATTGTTGACACTAAAAGCGATCTCCCACCTTTGCTCTTAAAATCCCCGAATAGCTCGGCCTCCCGGACCACCCTCGGCCGCTTGAGGCACACTTTCCGCCTCGCCCGTTTTTTCCCCTCTAAGTATCCCTGACTACTTCAGCAGCTTGGATATCTCCTTGAACTCGCTTCCGCCGGCCGCCTTCAGAAGCTTGAAGAGTACCGTCTCCGTCGACGTCACCTCCCCGCCGCCCCTCCTGGCGAGGTCCATCGCGATCTCCCAGTCGAGCTTTTTCCTCGACGACACCGCATCTGCGGCGACATAGGGGACAATCCCGAAGTCAACGAGGTCCAGTCCGCTCTGCAGGACGCAGACGTGGGTCTCCATCCCGCAGAGCACGATATTTTTGACCTTAAGGCCGATAACCGCTTTTCTTATCTCCTCCTCTCCCATGATGGAAAACGAGAGTTTCTCAAACGGCCTGTAAGAATCCCCCAGCGCCTCGATTATTGGGGGGATCGTCTCGCCCAGCCCCCTGGGGTACTGCTCCGTAACCACGATGGGAAGCCCCAGGATCTTCGCCCCCTTTATGAGGATTACGCCGTTTTTGGTGATTTTGTCCGCAATCTTCTCCTTCATCGCCGAGAGGAGGGCCGTCTGAAAGTCTACGACGACAAGGCCTGTATCGTCAGCGGAGGGCATCAAAGGACTCATATTGATCTCCTTTGCATAAATCAGATTAACGTTTCGGATTTACGTTACGAAGGCATTAAAAACACTTGGGTACGATTGAGACTTTTAACACGATAAGGACCCTTTGTCAAGGAAAGCCCAAAGCCTGAAGCACGGTTCCCTTTTTAGTTGACAATATCAACAAAACTGTGATAACTAAATTGAAATTGTATAATAAAAGAGGAATTTAACCATGAAACTTGATTTTAAAAAGACCTTTCTAATCGGGTTCGGATTTTTCGGAGTATCCATAATCTGGATGGTTTACAACACGCTTGTACCCTTAATACTTGAGAAATACATCGCATCGGCGACAATCATAGGGCTTTTCATGACATTTGACAACATCCTTGCCGTCACCGTCCAGCCTATTATAGGCGCGGTCAGCGACAAGACGAAAACAAGAATAGGGAGGCGTATGCCCTATATACTTATCGGCGCGCCTATTGCCGCCGTGTTCTTTGTCTATATCCCGGTTGCAGAGATTTTCTGGATACTGATAATGACCATCGTCATGATGAACCTCTTCATGGCGCTTTACCGCTCTCCCGTCATAGCGCTTATGCCGGACGTCATCCCATCGCCCCTGAGGAGCAAGGCGAACGGGATTATCAACTTCATGGGCGGTGTCGGGGCGATCATTGCCACCCTAATCGGGGGCCGTCTGTTTGACGTCAATCACAATATCCCCTTTTCCGGCGCCGCGGTGATTCTGGTTATCGCCGTAATTCTCCTCTATTTCACGGTCAAGGAGCCTAAAGAAATTCCAAAAGAAGAAGGGGAAGACTTTTCATGGAAATTGGTTAGAATTTCCTCTATCGCCATTGCCTGCGGGCTTATCACCTTCTTCGTATTTAACTCATTAGGATTGATGAGTAGTCTCTTTACAAGGTTCTTTGATTCGGCATATCAAGGATATGTCCTTGTTTCCCTTGTTGTCTTTACCTGTATAGTATTCTTTTTCCTGTTCAGGATGGTCGAGAAAAGCGCGATCTTTATCTTCCTCGCCATCTTCTTCTGGTTTTTCGGCTACAACGGTGTCGAGACCTTCTTTACCCTCTACGGCAAGCACACCCTCGGACTGTCAACCGGAACAACCACACAGATTCTCTCGGTTTTCATTGTATCCTTCATTATCTTTTCCATTCCCAGCGGATACTTCGCCACAAAGTTCGGGAGGAAAAAGACCATCATCGGGGGACTTGTCGGGATGACCGTCTTCATCGGGGCCCTGGCTTTTACAACGAATGTTACTTTCGTGTATATCATAATGTTTCTTGGCGGTATCTCGTGGGCGGCCATAAATATCAACTCCATAGCGATGATCTGGGACATTTCAACAGAGGAGATGTTAGGTCTGTACACCGGCCTCTACTACTTTTTCTCCATGCTTGCGCAGACCGTCTCTCCACCCATTATAGGGATAGTAAAAGACAGGACGGGAGACTTCCAGTCGATGTTTTATGTCGTCCCATTCTTCTTCTTGGCGGCCCTCATCATGATGATATTC
The nucleotide sequence above comes from Candidatus Zymogenus saltonus. Encoded proteins:
- the mgtE gene encoding magnesium transporter, producing the protein MSTSEDKTKKLLKLMDDDVRELVAEMKIYHPADIAEFMQFLLPDEKKFVFSLLDTATAADVIVELDEDTKQLILQETQSKRITEIVDDLESDDAADIIDDLPDEIAQEVLEKISEEDAEEIQRLMRYDEESAGGIMQTEVVSVKDNANVSRAIKEIRSMSKEMEDIHNVYVVDADGRLVGVLPLRKLILASPKSKVFNVMDKDPISVTVDLDQEEVARKFKKYDLVTMPVLDKHKRLIGRITIDDIVDIIEEEATEDIIKLTGAVDEYAWSSSVFKNAGTRLPWLFASWVGGIIASMVIGIFKETLSEAVVLAAFMPVIAGMGGNVASQSSTIVVRGLAIGSIDVKRLWQVVSREVRVGIILGVTYGVLLGVFARFFYLKVIRLWMVVGLGIFASMTIAATMGTLMPIILAKLKIDPAVASGPFVSTTTDIISILMYFTLATVIIL
- a CDS encoding isochorismatase family protein, coding for MSPLMPSADDTGLVVVDFQTALLSAMKEKIADKITKNGVILIKGAKILGLPIVVTEQYPRGLGETIPPIIEALGDSYRPFEKLSFSIMGEEEIRKAVIGLKVKNIVLCGMETHVCVLQSGLDLVDFGIVPYVAADAVSSRKKLDWEIAMDLARRGGGEVTSTETVLFKLLKAAGGSEFKEISKLLK
- a CDS encoding MFS transporter; the protein is MKLDFKKTFLIGFGFFGVSIIWMVYNTLVPLILEKYIASATIIGLFMTFDNILAVTVQPIIGAVSDKTKTRIGRRMPYILIGAPIAAVFFVYIPVAEIFWILIMTIVMMNLFMALYRSPVIALMPDVIPSPLRSKANGIINFMGGVGAIIATLIGGRLFDVNHNIPFSGAAVILVIAVILLYFTVKEPKEIPKEEGEDFSWKLVRISSIAIACGLITFFVFNSLGLMSSLFTRFFDSAYQGYVLVSLVVFTCIVFFFLFRMVEKSAIFIFLAIFFWFFGYNGVETFFTLYGKHTLGLSTGTTTQILSVFIVSFIIFSIPSGYFATKFGRKKTIIGGLVGMTVFIGALAFTTNVTFVYIIMFLGGISWAAININSIAMIWDISTEEMLGLYTGLYYFFSMLAQTVSPPIIGIVKDRTGDFQSMFYVVPFFFLAALIMMIFVKKGEAKEMTTAEMMEQMEV